The genomic interval CTCCGCGAGGTCTCCGACCTGGTCGACGGCCGCGACCAGCAGGGCGTCGCGTGTCCGGTCCGGCAGTTCGCCGAGGTCGGCCGCGAACGCCGAAGCCAGGGTGGCGTTCACCGGCAGGTGGGTCCACGATCCCGGTGGCCCCAACGGGTGCCATTCCGTGGGGAGTTCGACCAGTGCGAGCGGGTTGCCCAGCGCCTCGCCGAGGATGCGTTCCCGGGCGACGGGAGGCAGCGCGGCCGCGTGCCGGGCGAGCAGCCGTCGCGCCGAGGGCCCGTCCAGGGCCGGCACGTCCAGTACGGGAACGCCTGGCAGGGGGCGTCCGGTACGGAGGGCCGCGAGGACGACGATCGGGTTGTCGTCGACCCTGCGGGCCAGGAACGCCAGCACGTCCCGGGTGGGCCCGTCGAGCCGCTGTGCGTCATCGGCGATCAGCACCACGGGCCGCTCGGCCGCTGCCGCCGTGAGCAGGTTCAACGCGGCGAGGGCCACCCGCAGGGTCCCCGGCGGCGGTCCGGAACCACCGCCGAACGCCGACCGCAGGATGCCGCCCTGCCCCACCGGCAGGGATTCCGCCGTGCCGAGCACCGGCCGCAGCAGTTCGCGAAGCCCGCTGAAGGGCGTGTCGTCGGGGCCCCCGGCCACCTCCAGCAGCCGCCATCCCGCCGTCCGGGCGCGTTCCGCCGCGGCCCGCAGCAACGCCGACTTGCCGACGCCCGGACCGCCCGTCAGCGCCAGCGAACCGCCGGCGGCGGGCAGCCTGCCCAGCAGCTCGTGCAGGACGGTCACCTGCCGGTCGCGGCCGAGGAGCCCGGCTTCGTGCACGCGTCTCCCCAGACTTCCAGGACACTCCATGTCTTCACCAGCGGAATCGTAGGAGAACCCCCACGGCAGGGCTTCGGTCATGTGACCGCGCCCTGAACTGCAAGGAGACTCCGCCCGGCCCGTCCAGCGTACGACTCCCTGGTACGTCGACTCCTCACACGTAGCCCCGCCGCTGTACGAAGCTCAGGGCCAGGGCACCCAGCGGGACGTTCAGCCAGAACGTCAGCAGCCGGTAGACGAGCACCGCCGACGTGGCCACCCCCGCCGCCACACCGAGCGTCGACAGACCGGCGATGAGTCCCGCCTCCAGCGCTCCGAGCCCGCCCGGTACCGGAGCCGCGTTCGCGATCAGCCGGGCCGCCATGTACGCGGCGCCGACCTGGATGAAGGGCAGATCGGCGCCCAGCGCGTGAAGGCTCATCGCCAGGCCGACGACCTGGATGAGGGGCAGGCCCAGGGCGCCGACGACACCCACGACGACCTTGGCCGGTTCGGTGGCGAGCCCGGCGACGGTCGATCCGGCCGCGCGCAGGAACGGCCACACCTTGTCGTGCAGGAAGCGGCGGCCGGGCGGAGTGAAGCCGAGCAGGCCCCCGGCGGCGAGTACCAGGGCGACGGCCCACAAGGCATACCGTCCGGCGGACAGGTCGAGATGCACTCCGGCGTGACCTCGTCCTGCCCAGGCGAAGAACACGGCGGCGACAACGGTGTTGGAGAGCGCGCCGGCCAGGCTCTGCAACCCGACGGAGGCGGTGGCGGCCCCGGTCTCGATCCCCGTCTTCTGTAGATAACGCAGGTTGAGCGCCATGCCGCCCACGTTGCTCGGGGTGATCCGGTTGAGGAACGAACTGGCGAACTGCACCTGGTAGGTGGGGCCGAACGGCAACCGGTCCGGGATGGTGCCCAGTTGCAGACAGGTCGAGAACGCCTGCGAGAGGAAGGTGATGGGCAACACCGCGAGCACCCACCACCAGTTGGCGTCCCGCAGCGCGTCGAGGGCCGCGGGCGCGTTGGCCAACTGCGGGAGCACCAGGTGGAGTACGAGGAAACCGCCCGCCAGTCCCAGGGCGCTCTTCCACGTGAACCGCGCCAGATGCGCGAGCGGAACCGCCTTGGCACCACTGGCAGTTGAGACCTCGACGGCGAGATCGCGCAGCAGACTCGGCCGACCACCGGCACGCAGCGTGCGCCGTCCGGCCTTCTCCCTGGCCGCCCGTGCGCGGGCCTGGTCGTAGCGGGCGACCGCGTGCCGCGCGGGTCCCATCAGGGCGAGCGGCTGGAGGTACGGCAGCGCGGTCGCGAGCAGTTCCGGACCCAGCCCGGCCAGCGCGCACGCCGTGGCACGCCCGGGACCGACCCGTACGGCGGTCGTGGCCAGCAGTTCGGCGATGTCCCCGCCGAGCATGTCGGGCAGCGCGTTGAGCCGGCCGCGCGCGAACGCGGAGAGCCGGCTCTCACCGCCCGGTTCGACGCGGATGTGCTCGGGGCGCAACTCCCCATGCCCCAGCCGGTGTTCCTGGAGCCGGGCCACGGAGGTCCACACCCCGACGAGGAGCGGATCGGTCAACTCCCCATCGGGCAAGGTAGACAGCGCGCGGGAGTCCCGCTCCACCGTCGCCACGAGCGCGCCGCCCCCGGCCACCGGATACGCCATCACCGGTTCGTCCACCCGGGCGCCGGTGCGGGCCGCGAAGACGAGCATCAGCAGTTCGTGCTCGGCGGCTCCGAGCGGCAACTGGGCGGTGGCGTCGGCAGGATGGCGCAGCAGCGTCCGCCGGGCGAGCCGGTGGAAGAGGTCACGGTTGTGGTCCTCGGCGGCGAGCACCCGCACCGCGAGCCGCGAACCGGCGGTGGTCACGGCGCGGTAGCCGGTCCCCTCCCCCAAGTGCTGCTCATCCGGCGGCAGTTCGCTCAACCTGACGACCGAGATCCCGGAGTCGGCGAGGGCCTCGGCGACCGCCTGAATCGCCGGGCGGTCGGCGGGGGCCCCGGCCAGCAGCAGTACGGCCGACCCGGCCGCGCCGCCCACCGCGAGTGCGGCGAAGGCGTCCAGCGGAACGATCGCCGCGGCCGCGACACT from Streptomyces sp. NBC_01288 carries:
- a CDS encoding lysylphosphatidylglycerol synthase transmembrane domain-containing protein, which codes for MISGIDGRDSPPTSAPVIDDPPRRTVRRAVDLWRLVVSLAVLVVTVLLAVATRDFVRAAQQGILTTATALSPALRDALVGTVQAVALLAPVAALVVWCVRRRAEPVLRVLPSAALGALGAWSLTHLALARGRPDAWPEVLDGRDGLVRAGWPSAVYLAACAGAVVAAGPWLGARQRRALWVLAVGCGALSVAAAAIVPLDAFAALAVGGAAGSAVLLLAGAPADRPAIQAVAEALADSGISVVRLSELPPDEQHLGEGTGYRAVTTAGSRLAVRVLAAEDHNRDLFHRLARRTLLRHPADATAQLPLGAAEHELLMLVFAARTGARVDEPVMAYPVAGGGALVATVERDSRALSTLPDGELTDPLLVGVWTSVARLQEHRLGHGELRPEHIRVEPGGESRLSAFARGRLNALPDMLGGDIAELLATTAVRVGPGRATACALAGLGPELLATALPYLQPLALMGPARHAVARYDQARARAAREKAGRRTLRAGGRPSLLRDLAVEVSTASGAKAVPLAHLARFTWKSALGLAGGFLVLHLVLPQLANAPAALDALRDANWWWVLAVLPITFLSQAFSTCLQLGTIPDRLPFGPTYQVQFASSFLNRITPSNVGGMALNLRYLQKTGIETGAATASVGLQSLAGALSNTVVAAVFFAWAGRGHAGVHLDLSAGRYALWAVALVLAAGGLLGFTPPGRRFLHDKVWPFLRAAGSTVAGLATEPAKVVVGVVGALGLPLIQVVGLAMSLHALGADLPFIQVGAAYMAARLIANAAPVPGGLGALEAGLIAGLSTLGVAAGVATSAVLVYRLLTFWLNVPLGALALSFVQRRGYV